CCTGGAACGCGGGTACGAGGCGGTGGGCATCCGTGAGGTGGCCGCCGAGGCCGACGTGGCCGTCACCACGCTCTTCTCCCACTTCACCTCGAAAGAGGCCCTGGTGTTCGAGCAGGACCAGGACTTCGAGCAACGCCTCACACAGGCGGTCACCGGCCGGGCGCCGGACGCGCCGCTCCTCCCCGCGCTGCGCCGTGAGGTCCACGCCCTGGTGCGCCATTGCACGGCGGACGGCGCCGCCCCGATCTGGCACATGATCGAGGCATCGCCCGCGCTGCGGGAGTACGAGGAGTCGATGAGGCTGCGCCATGCGGAGTCGCTGGCAGCGGCCATCGCCAACGATCCCGGGCTGTCGCGGACCACGACGGCCTGCCGGACGATCGCGAGGTTCGTGATCGACGCCTATGCGCTGGCCCGTGAGGCGGCCGATCCGGAGGCCGCGGTGGACGAGATCTTCCGGATGATCGAGGCGGCCTGGGAGGTCGCCTCACCGGCCCGGCGGGCGTGAGGAACTGTTCCTCCAGGTAAAACAGGGACCGCCCCCGGCCGGGCGAGTGCCGGCCGGGGGCGGTGTGGTGCGGTGGTGCGTCAGGCGCGCCAGGCGGGTCAGCCGAGGGTGGCGAGGGCCTGGTTGAGGGTCGCGGACGGGCGCATGACGGCCGCGGCCTTGGCCGTGTCGGGGTGGTAGTAGCCGCCGATGTCGGCCGGGGAGCCCTGGACCGCGAGCAGCTCGTCGACGATCGTCTGCTCCTGGGCGGAGAGCGTCTCGGCGAGCTGGGCGAACGCCTTGGCCAGGTCGGTGTCGTCGGTCTGCTTGGCCAGCTCCTGGGCCCAGTACAGGGCCAGGTAGAAGTGGCTGCCGCGGTTGTCGATCCCGCCGACGCGACGGCTGGGCGACTTGTTCTCGGCGAGGAAGGTGCCGGTCGCCCGGTCGAGGGTGTCGGCGAGGACCTGGGCCCGCGCGTTGCCCGTCTTCTGCGCGAGGTGCTCGAAGCTGACCGCGAGGGCGAGGAACTCGCCCAGGCTGTCCCAGCGCAGGTAGTTCTCCTTGACCAGCTGCTGGACGTGCTTGGGCGCCGAGCCGCCCGCGCCGGTCTCGAACAGACCGCCGCCGTTGATCAGCGGGACGACCGAGAGCATCTTGGCGCTGGTGCCCAGCTCCAGGATCGGGAACAGGTCGGTCAGGTAGTCACGCAGGACGTTGCCGGTGACCGAGATCGTGTTCTCGCCGCGGCGGATCCGCTCGAGGGAGAGCTTGATCGCCTCGACCGGG
This genomic interval from Streptomyces asiaticus contains the following:
- a CDS encoding TetR/AcrR family transcriptional regulator, whose product is MTVPPGRRERKKAATRQKIADTALRLFLERGYEAVGIREVAAEADVAVTTLFSHFTSKEALVFEQDQDFEQRLTQAVTGRAPDAPLLPALRREVHALVRHCTADGAAPIWHMIEASPALREYEESMRLRHAESLAAAIANDPGLSRTTTACRTIARFVIDAYALAREAADPEAAVDEIFRMIEAAWEVASPARRA